From the genome of Mugil cephalus isolate CIBA_MC_2020 chromosome 2, CIBA_Mcephalus_1.1, whole genome shotgun sequence, one region includes:
- the sumo2a gene encoding small ubiquitin like modifier 2a, translating into MADEKPKEGVKTENNEHINLKVAGQDGSVVQFKIKRHTPLSKLMKAYCERQGLSMRQIRFRFDGQPINETDTPSQLEMEDEDTIDVFQQQTGGSLFL; encoded by the exons ATGGCGGACGAAAAGCCCAAG GAGGGAGTGAAGACGGAGAACAATGAGCACATCAACCTGAAGGTGGCAGGGCAGGATGGCTCGGTGGTGCAGTTCAAGATCAAAAGACACACTCCTCTCAGCAAACTGATGAAAGCTTATTGTGAACGGCAG GGACTGTCAATGAGGCAAATACGGTTTCGATTCGATGGTCAGCCCATCAATGAAACAGATACACCTTCGCAG ctaGAAATGGAGGACGAAGACACAATTGATGTGTTCCAACAGCAAACCGGAGGATCGCTCTTTCTTTAA
- the gga3a gene encoding ADP-ribosylation factor-binding protein GGA3a isoform X1: MMESRWSLGLDVFLSDKATNPSNRQEDWEYIMGFCDQINKELEGPQISVRLLAYKIQSPQEWEAMQALTVLEACMKNCGRRFHNEVGKFKFLNELIKVVSPKYLGDKVSEKVKKKVIEMLYSWTVSLPDEAKIGEAYQMLKSQGIVLADPEISLDATLIPSPSPRPKNPVFDDEKRSKRLAELLKSKKPEDLQEANLLIKNMVKEDEVRTERVIKLKTTLEAVDNSVKLLNEMLVHFSPDDSTDGDKELIRELYGDCDSLRQTVFKLATETEDNDSSLGDILQASDDLSQVINSYKKIVEGQTINGDSGVAQQTSVRQGTGRTNQSEILIDLVDMDTQSPSPTKQQTPVTPQSFPVDLLCGSAATDAQSLSSPSAAFSLLDEELLSLGLNEPVPVPSEATHINLSNHFQDSSKNVGLFDTSLPTVPAFSTSSPFLDGLPTTTPTSSMGSAHTFTTASGLSFSGPVFCTHPVSTASVPTTSVVLPQPLSSVLTSMAPAALPQSFSTTLPSSSATHVNQQQVTISSGVFHSPSASVSNNLQDLSLLDLGSPNNFGVTSTTPKSLIAGGMQDWPTPPTTKNQADDSPLLRSLSPILPLSQVNPGWGQEVSLANVFVPLDAIKPSKVCPVTAYDKNGIRLLLHFATDCPPGRSDVLVMVASMLNTAPQPVKNIVLQAAVPKSMKVKLQPPSGTELAPFNPILPPAAITQVMLLANPLKEKVRMKYKLTLTLGEQPLTEVGEVNEFPPAETWGSL, translated from the exons ATGATGGAGAGTCGCTGGAGTCTTGGCTTA GATGTATTCCTTTCAGATAAAGCCACCAACCCCTCCAACAGACAAGAAGACTGGGAGTATATCATGGGATTCTGTGATCAGATTAATAAGGAGCTAGAAGG TCCACAAATCTCCGTCAGACTATTGGCATACAAGATTCAGTCCCCTCAGGAGTGGGAGGCAATGCAAGCATTAACG GTTCTTGAAGCCTGTATGAAGAACTGTGGGCGAAGGTTTCATAATGAAGTTGggaaatttaagtttttaaacgAATTAATTAAGGTGGTTTCACCCAAA TACCTCGGAGATAAAGTATCagaaaaggtgaagaaaaaAGTGATAGAGATGCTGTATAGTTGGACAGTGTCGTTACCAGATGAAGCGAAAATTGGTGAAGCTTATCAGATGCTGAAGTCACAGG gtATTGTTTTAGCTGACCCAGAAATCTCTCTTGATGCTACTTTAATACCCTCACCGTCTCCACGACCCAAGAATCCAGTATTTGATGATGAGAAGAGGAGCAAG AGATTAGCAGAACTGCTTAAAAGCAAAAAGCCTGAAGATCTGCAAGAGGCCAATCTTCTCATCAAGAATATGGTCAAGGAG gatGAAGTGAGGACAGAAAGAGTAATAAAGCTAAAAACCACCTTGGAGGCTGTCGACAACAGTGTCAAACTTCTTAATGAGATGCTTGTTCACTTCAGCCCAGACGACTCCACAGATGGAGACAAGGAGCTTATTAGG GAGTTATATGGTGATTGTGACAGTCTTAGGCAAACGGTATTTAAGCTTGCCACTGAGACTGAGGATAATGACAGCAGCTTGG GAGACATTTTGCAGGCCAGTGACGATCTCTCCCAGGTCATTAACTCCTACAAGAAGATTGTGGAAGGACAAACCATCAATGGGGATTCCGGAGTAGCACAACAAACATCAGTCAGACAAG GCACTGGACGCACAAACCAATCAGAGATTCTGATTGACCTGGTGGATATGGACACACAGAGTCCCTCTCCAACCAAGCAGCAAACCCCAGTAACTCCTCAGTCCTTTCCTGTCGACCTGCTGTGCGGATCAGCAGCCACTGATGCTCAAAGTCTTAGCTCACCCTCTGCAGCATTCTCACTGCTGGATGAAGAGCTGCTATCCTTAG gCCTCAATGAACCCGTTCCTGTTCCAAGTGAAGCAACACATATAAACCTGAGCAATCATTTTCAGGATTCCAGTAAAAATGTGGGCCTTTTTGACACCAGTTTACCAACAGTTCCTGCATTCTCTACATCTTCACCCTTTCTAGATGGCCTACCTACAACAACCCCCACTTCCTCGATGGGTTCTGCCCACACTTTTACAACTGCCTCTGGCTTAAGCTTCTCAGGCCCTGTTTTTTGCACACATCCCGTTTCTACAGCATCTGTCCCGACCACATCAGTTGTTCTACCACAACCCCTCAGTTCGGTACTGACTTCCATGGCCCCAGCTGCTCTTCCTCAGTCATTCAGCACGACTTTGCCTTCTTCGTCAGCTACACATGTTAACCAACAGCAGGTCACCATTTCATCTGGAGTCTTTCACTCACCCTCAGCTTCTGTCAGTAACAATCTGCAAGACCTCTCCTTGCTGGATCTGGGCAGTCCTAATAA TTTTGGTGTTACTTCCACTACACCCAAATCACTGATTGCAGGAGGAATGCAAGACTGGCCTACTCCTCCCACTACCAAGAATCAGGCAGATGACAGCCCTCTGCTACGCTCTCTGTCCCCCATCCTTCCCCTGAGCCAAGTCAATCCAGGCTGGGGACAGGAGGTGTCCCTGGCTAATGTATTTGTCCCTTTGGATGCCATCAAGCCAA GTAAAGTGTGTCCTGTGACAGCATATGACAAAAATGGTATTCGTCTGCTGCTGCATTTTGCTACTGACTGTCCACCTGGCAGGTCTGACGTGTTGGTGATGGTGGCGTCCATGCTTAACACAGCCCCACAACCTGTCAAGAATATTGTTCTGCAGGCTGCTGTGCCCAAG TCGATGAAAGTAAAGCTGCAGCCGCCCTCGGGGACAGAACTGGCTCCTTTTAACCCAATACTCCCCCCTGCTGCCATAACTCAGGTCATGCTGCTTGCCAATCCTCTTAAG GAAAAGGTTCGGATGAAATACAAACTGACTCTCACTCTGGGAGAGCAGCCACTCACAGAAGTGGGGGAGGTGAATGAGTTTCCACCTGCTGAAACATGGGGGTCTCTATAG
- the gga3a gene encoding ADP-ribosylation factor-binding protein GGA3a isoform X2, translated as MADDGESLESWLNKATNPSNRQEDWEYIMGFCDQINKELEGPQISVRLLAYKIQSPQEWEAMQALTVLEACMKNCGRRFHNEVGKFKFLNELIKVVSPKYLGDKVSEKVKKKVIEMLYSWTVSLPDEAKIGEAYQMLKSQGIVLADPEISLDATLIPSPSPRPKNPVFDDEKRSKRLAELLKSKKPEDLQEANLLIKNMVKEDEVRTERVIKLKTTLEAVDNSVKLLNEMLVHFSPDDSTDGDKELIRELYGDCDSLRQTVFKLATETEDNDSSLGDILQASDDLSQVINSYKKIVEGQTINGDSGVAQQTSVRQGTGRTNQSEILIDLVDMDTQSPSPTKQQTPVTPQSFPVDLLCGSAATDAQSLSSPSAAFSLLDEELLSLGLNEPVPVPSEATHINLSNHFQDSSKNVGLFDTSLPTVPAFSTSSPFLDGLPTTTPTSSMGSAHTFTTASGLSFSGPVFCTHPVSTASVPTTSVVLPQPLSSVLTSMAPAALPQSFSTTLPSSSATHVNQQQVTISSGVFHSPSASVSNNLQDLSLLDLGSPNNFGVTSTTPKSLIAGGMQDWPTPPTTKNQADDSPLLRSLSPILPLSQVNPGWGQEVSLANVFVPLDAIKPSKVCPVTAYDKNGIRLLLHFATDCPPGRSDVLVMVASMLNTAPQPVKNIVLQAAVPKSMKVKLQPPSGTELAPFNPILPPAAITQVMLLANPLKEKVRMKYKLTLTLGEQPLTEVGEVNEFPPAETWGSL; from the exons ATGGCGGATGATGGAGAGTCGCTGGAGTCTTGGCTTA ATAAAGCCACCAACCCCTCCAACAGACAAGAAGACTGGGAGTATATCATGGGATTCTGTGATCAGATTAATAAGGAGCTAGAAGG TCCACAAATCTCCGTCAGACTATTGGCATACAAGATTCAGTCCCCTCAGGAGTGGGAGGCAATGCAAGCATTAACG GTTCTTGAAGCCTGTATGAAGAACTGTGGGCGAAGGTTTCATAATGAAGTTGggaaatttaagtttttaaacgAATTAATTAAGGTGGTTTCACCCAAA TACCTCGGAGATAAAGTATCagaaaaggtgaagaaaaaAGTGATAGAGATGCTGTATAGTTGGACAGTGTCGTTACCAGATGAAGCGAAAATTGGTGAAGCTTATCAGATGCTGAAGTCACAGG gtATTGTTTTAGCTGACCCAGAAATCTCTCTTGATGCTACTTTAATACCCTCACCGTCTCCACGACCCAAGAATCCAGTATTTGATGATGAGAAGAGGAGCAAG AGATTAGCAGAACTGCTTAAAAGCAAAAAGCCTGAAGATCTGCAAGAGGCCAATCTTCTCATCAAGAATATGGTCAAGGAG gatGAAGTGAGGACAGAAAGAGTAATAAAGCTAAAAACCACCTTGGAGGCTGTCGACAACAGTGTCAAACTTCTTAATGAGATGCTTGTTCACTTCAGCCCAGACGACTCCACAGATGGAGACAAGGAGCTTATTAGG GAGTTATATGGTGATTGTGACAGTCTTAGGCAAACGGTATTTAAGCTTGCCACTGAGACTGAGGATAATGACAGCAGCTTGG GAGACATTTTGCAGGCCAGTGACGATCTCTCCCAGGTCATTAACTCCTACAAGAAGATTGTGGAAGGACAAACCATCAATGGGGATTCCGGAGTAGCACAACAAACATCAGTCAGACAAG GCACTGGACGCACAAACCAATCAGAGATTCTGATTGACCTGGTGGATATGGACACACAGAGTCCCTCTCCAACCAAGCAGCAAACCCCAGTAACTCCTCAGTCCTTTCCTGTCGACCTGCTGTGCGGATCAGCAGCCACTGATGCTCAAAGTCTTAGCTCACCCTCTGCAGCATTCTCACTGCTGGATGAAGAGCTGCTATCCTTAG gCCTCAATGAACCCGTTCCTGTTCCAAGTGAAGCAACACATATAAACCTGAGCAATCATTTTCAGGATTCCAGTAAAAATGTGGGCCTTTTTGACACCAGTTTACCAACAGTTCCTGCATTCTCTACATCTTCACCCTTTCTAGATGGCCTACCTACAACAACCCCCACTTCCTCGATGGGTTCTGCCCACACTTTTACAACTGCCTCTGGCTTAAGCTTCTCAGGCCCTGTTTTTTGCACACATCCCGTTTCTACAGCATCTGTCCCGACCACATCAGTTGTTCTACCACAACCCCTCAGTTCGGTACTGACTTCCATGGCCCCAGCTGCTCTTCCTCAGTCATTCAGCACGACTTTGCCTTCTTCGTCAGCTACACATGTTAACCAACAGCAGGTCACCATTTCATCTGGAGTCTTTCACTCACCCTCAGCTTCTGTCAGTAACAATCTGCAAGACCTCTCCTTGCTGGATCTGGGCAGTCCTAATAA TTTTGGTGTTACTTCCACTACACCCAAATCACTGATTGCAGGAGGAATGCAAGACTGGCCTACTCCTCCCACTACCAAGAATCAGGCAGATGACAGCCCTCTGCTACGCTCTCTGTCCCCCATCCTTCCCCTGAGCCAAGTCAATCCAGGCTGGGGACAGGAGGTGTCCCTGGCTAATGTATTTGTCCCTTTGGATGCCATCAAGCCAA GTAAAGTGTGTCCTGTGACAGCATATGACAAAAATGGTATTCGTCTGCTGCTGCATTTTGCTACTGACTGTCCACCTGGCAGGTCTGACGTGTTGGTGATGGTGGCGTCCATGCTTAACACAGCCCCACAACCTGTCAAGAATATTGTTCTGCAGGCTGCTGTGCCCAAG TCGATGAAAGTAAAGCTGCAGCCGCCCTCGGGGACAGAACTGGCTCCTTTTAACCCAATACTCCCCCCTGCTGCCATAACTCAGGTCATGCTGCTTGCCAATCCTCTTAAG GAAAAGGTTCGGATGAAATACAAACTGACTCTCACTCTGGGAGAGCAGCCACTCACAGAAGTGGGGGAGGTGAATGAGTTTCCACCTGCTGAAACATGGGGGTCTCTATAG